A window of the Harmonia axyridis chromosome 5, icHarAxyr1.1, whole genome shotgun sequence genome harbors these coding sequences:
- the LOC123681077 gene encoding telomere-associated protein RIF1, producing MMTSQTDDIDDLLSIIEANLVSGEDDNISEASQKFKLLLQKYNDRIPCKIFKWVKSNNSEIIRALLVEKLHQQITTIVRNSPTELLTFIPLRETDDGGEYVIELLMEVVDSLSEEIIKQLLCDSVIPGMFNTEVQNEVHDVLIDFGFQLIDKFPIIKLNGEEVKLLTVQLIEKYIKVLEKWREENYSRWHELWMFLVRFSAKHLHTAMDLANKLLRVVEFAFRNPSYEQRLKGYECWKELIDNASLDMKHMCSSKQIKLLMTPLRAKFSKMEVVICKRFEVFLYLLQKLQNNSVLCLNEFLEFCFGVSNTNSSSKNGQGKLVPNLWLRSILVFLAILGDQTHISSEFKQQLFEEAIINENNFERFDQVVVNSVIESSTILKIISIDTLEKINIYKCLWTKLFELIINSSKAVQERCFLRIHNSLTTLFKDFNEDITYLILLDAFSQLMTEKIDCSIYSDPLTLLIESTMKFLNESTVSVDLHQQTEEILMKLCKERHVAELLTEHLKKLDPTKNEDIIYKLWMNIGFTVLKEDDQSQTTISIFLWPIFHLNKCTVYTDNVCTKWVKFFSKTSVSTKIIILGEINKAFKSNPLLSSNISTIISLLDEDDICLEEKIIESLLKLITSISSMPLLSQETMEKLFPLILKCTKMVTANENIDTESIDNICQCFQKIPTNHKNSTSLEAIEGLVKKIGPMADTNIGNKLKILMSSFSNTKLQKRASKIASLLSPEGNNTPSSNVKRSIRMTQMVFDKDGSTPNKEKVDALQLFGQDVDTCTPLKVKGSLLQGISSSPSSNSRSKRIINSVKKSHLPNPPIIDDQTCEYVVIDTEVKLQKDLLTDHQKETFRRRREDIPALYQDLSQSQTQNSVSTDTNMSSNITVIMDKNKNEEGVTKSLQQECSPNKDCQAPEIPLEEKPTIRNMKKLETNESNTDINDESENKKIKETLPKSKRELMRIRMDIVGGNSFIENLPSKRPRKTTEKTYTPKKSRKSLSESQINEVTQNAVGSSPCVESSIKEEEGRLEPEKSGDNLPEKDQNNDNNLEVHPVVVIETISSNSPSAGLSSEITPNRRKNKLMKPIKNFDTPSSEKKTNRSAKKQEKEIKEQKSSKRSKTPSKSEVSESSESEILFESEINMNITEKKHVTGKSKKNNRMSSGDLGNDIVRVKEESNATMNKQETTHKKTSKELMKKNKQKVRTIQSQLKLANLSNLEVSAEKKVPKNAKLIFIRELTNSKNPQDTKVCPAGLKRNKDNTSKNIAYTIERPTTSVEISSLVNIDDDTQPSHSESPISNDYINIEKTKTSNKRKRRSGENNVLAESSPDSPESNDVVPEVKEVPHDDKDEGMKQDHIEENASKIGQCDEKNCDVENQDIQTDEMINNRKRRKCARKSSKENHPSSDSSLFSPDSSSRSSMNSPMDHTVDSSNKQVSPKGVKILFKDSEDIIESSQGSLIENTSISIGNLSRSKVKQSPKIQSSPVKFEEIDHVKPTTDENPATDLLSQIDKVVESPNAKNEKSISQATTLTCESTYEVQPCVIQVEIQNKQELSDSEKLLSIADTVSIESLSTVDVMQKENKKDSHVAITGCENIVEENVEKTLNNDISDGESPVSNQIQIEIFGTPQKKCENLPGSPVSQATPTFKKELLDNTLDISPIGSLHANSDDQKDILEALDAAIGEKSTYKDAEFASSNCRSSEDNKITSMVLSSNERSNKLLNMVNVESPISSHKKISKRKLASPALKKTRYEKLFSFYQGQDIGETGNREDGSLTSTEKPEDILTFSREVPSPLAVPSSSILKRKLAETDESYLPSPKRKRVNFSYPCITSTKLFIRHKDELNTHFKPVFAANLFDDDPQQESEEEDPFAEPESYGQVGTEDSMEIANSLSLCSNKPIDQRLINCSENLDCLLKRLTSPMYCDKLRELLKNKNIETIGDLASLNEIEINRLPFKDPKVKTVKKALYYYFNILSNELKNKEEKNSNVENSSNRLGEEKYETIDVGNEINTEPEEIQTEITHDNTTQPENLSHMFRLLMTKLKEKGSSLEEFGEIFIDLVDESDVVNLLENVYNTNFRKFFGKPHWRYLVENIVKMGGTSELFDIISDLAENNKVFADQLEHIVQVRIDQDPLKNILKKKTLVQVGAALKDCIEEGEFPRENILQTCLMPLIKSPSDIKNYFNSLTIVQIHDLFVERVQSSDLTCFFDLIKEHYGNYTVAQCANKQDVLKICSKEDLAGALIAKENEVDAVKHLISHIRDERKLLELYNYIGNLLPFKSRIDSHINLLQSIPFDKI from the exons ATGATGACTTCCCAAACAGATGATATTGATGATTTACTATCGATAATTGAAGCAAATTTGGTTTCTGGAGAGGATGATAACATAAGTGAAGCTTCTCAGAAGTTCAAGTTGTTGCTTCAAAAATATAATGACAGAATACCCTGCAAGATCTTCAAATGGGTGAAGAGTAATAATAGTGAAATTATTAGAGCTCTTTTAGTTGAGAAGCTACACCAACAAATTACAACAATTGTCAGAAATAGTCCAACTGAACTGTTAACATTTATTCCTCTTCGTGAAACGGATGATGGTGGTGAATAT GTTATTGAGTTACTTATGGAAGTAGTTGATTCCTTGTCTGAAGAAATAATTAAGCAGCTACTATGTGATTCAGTTATACCAGGAATGTTTAATACCGAAGTTCAAAATGAAGTCCATGATGTCCTaattgattttggatttcaacTAATCGATAAGTTtccaataataaaattgaatggaGAGGAAGTGAAACTTTTGACAGTACAATTGATTGAAAA ATATATTAAAGTTTTGGAAAAATGGAGAGAAGAAAATTACAGTCGTTGGCACGAGTTGTGGATGTTCTTAGTGAGATTTTCTGCCAAACACCTCCATACAGCAATGGATTTGGCTAATAAATTACTAAGAGTAGTTGAATTTGCATTCAGAAATCCTTCTTATGAACAGAGGCTCAAGGGTTATGAGTGCTGGAAA GAGCTGATCGATAATGCTAGTTTAGATATGAAGCATATGTGTAGCAGTAAACAAATAAAACTACTTATGACACCATTACGAGCaaagttttcaaaaatggaAGTTGTTATCTGTAAAAGATTTGAAGTGTTTCTTTATCTTCTTCAAAAGTTACAAAATAATTCAGTATTGTGTTTGAacgaatttttagaattttgtttTGGGGTTTCAAACACAAATTCTTCATCTAAGAATGGTCAAGGAAAATTGGTACCAAATTTGTGGTTGAGAAGTATACTGGTTTTCCTAGCAATCTTAG GTGATCAGACACATATCTCCTCTGAGTTTAAACAACAATTATTTGAGGAAgcaataattaatgaaaataacttTGAACGTTTTGACCAGGTAGTTGTTAATTCAGTTATAGAGAGCTCCACAATATTGAAGATCATATCAATTGATACCTTAGAGAAAATAAAT atttaTAAGTGCCTGTGGACGAAATTATTCgaactaataattaattcatcaaaGGCAGTCCAGGAAAGATGTTTTCTTAGAATACACAATTCATTGACAACACTATTCAAG gacTTCAATGAAGATATtacatatttaattttattggaTGCATTCTCCCAATTAATGACTGAGAAAATTGATTGTAGCATATACAGTGATCCCCTCACATTATTAATAGAAAGTACCATGAAATTCTTGAATGAATCGACTGTTTCTGTAGATTT GCATCAGCAGACTGAggaaattttaatgaaacttTGTAAAGAAAGACATGTAGCAGAATTATTGACAGAACATTTGAAAAAGTTGGATCCAACTAAAAATGAGGACATCATTTATAAACTTTGGATGAATATTGGGTTTACAGTACTTAAAGAAGATGATCAGTCGCAAACaactatttctatttttttatggccTATTTTCCATCTAAATAAATGTACCGTCTATACTGAT AATGTGTGCACAAAATGGGTAaagtttttctcaaaaacttcaGTATCTACTAAAATAATTATCCTAGGTGAAATCAATAAAGCCTTCAAATCCAACCCATTATTGAGTTCCAACATTTCAACCATTATTTCTTTACTAGATGAAGATGACATATGCTTAGAGgaaaaaataa TTGAATCACTGCTAAAATTGATTACAAGTATTTCGTCGATGCCTCTGCTTTCTCAAGAAACCatggaaaaattatttccattgaTCTTAAAGTGTACTAAAATGGTTActgcaaatgaaaatattgataccgAGAGTATTGACAATATTTGTCAGTGTTTTCAGAAAATTCCTACTAATCATAAG AATTCAACTTCATTAGAAGCAATAGAAGGACTTGTCAAAAAAATAGGCCCAATGGCGGACACTAATATTGGGAATAAATTAAAGATCCTTATGAGTTCATTCTCTAACACGAAACTACAAAAAAGGGCTTCTAAAATAGCAAGTCTTTTAAGTCCAGAAGGAAACAATACACCCAGTAGTAATGTTAAAAGATCCATTAGAATGACTCAGATGGTTTTCGATAAAGATGGTTCAACACCTAACAAGGAGAAAGTTGATGCTCTGCAATTATTCGGACAAGATGTAGATACATGCACTCCATTAAAAGTTAAAGGAAGTCTTCTTCAGGGTATCTCATCCTCCCCAAGTTCTAACAGTCGATCAAAGAGAATTATAAATTCTGTGAAAAAATCACATCTACCAAATCCTCCTATTATTGACGACCAAACTTGTGAATATGTGGTTATTGATACAGAAGTCAAATTGCAAAAAGATTTATTGACTGATCACCAAAAGGAAACCTTTAGAAGACGCAGAGAAGATATTCCAGCTTTATACCAGGACTTGTCACAGAGTCAAACACAAAATTCAGTAAGTACCGATACTAATATGAGCAGTAATATAACTGTTATAatggataaaaataaaaatgaggaaGGGGTGACTAAATCTCTACAACAAGAATGCTCACCGAACAAGGATTGTCAAGCACCTGAAATTCCTCTTGAAGAAAAGCCTACCATCAGGAatatgaaaaaacttgaaacaaaTGAATCCAACACTGATATTAATGATGaaagtgaaaacaaaaaaattaaagagacTTTACCAAAAAGTAAAAGAGAATTGATGAGAATACGAATGGATATAGTAGGAGGAAATAGTTTCATTGAGAATCTCCCTTCAAAGCGACCCAGGAAAACAACAGAGAAGACATATACCCctaagaaatcaagaaaatcttTATCAGAGTCACAAATTAATGAGGTCACTCAAAACGCTGTTGGATCATCTCCATGTGTTGAAAGTTCCATAAAAGAGGAAGAAGGAAGATTGGAACCTGAGAAATCAGGGGATAATCTTCCTGAAAAAGATCAAAATAACGATAATAATTTAGAGGTTCATCCAGTAGTCGTTATAGAAACTATTTCTTCAAATTCTCCTTCTGCAGGCCTTAGTTCAGAAATAACACCTAATAGAAGGAAAAATAAGTTgatgaaacctatcaaaaattttGATACACcttcttctgaaaaaaaaactaacagaTCTGCAAAGAAACAAGAGAAGGAAATCAAAGAACAGAAATCCAGTAAAAGATCAAAAACGCCTTCTAAGTCTGAAGTATCAGAATCCTCTGAAAGTGAGATTTTGTTTGAATCAGAAATAAATATGAAcataacagaaaaaaaacatGTTACTggtaaatcaaaaaaaaataataggatGAGTTCAGGTGATCTAGGAAATGACATCGTTAGAGTGAAAGAGGAAAGCAATGCGACAATGAATAAGCAAGAAACTACTCACAAAAAAACTTCCAAAGaattaatgaagaaaaacaaacaGAAAGTGCGAACCATTCAGAGTCAACTTAAATTGGCAAATCTCAGTAACCTTGAAGTTTCTGCAGAGAAAAAAGTaccaaaaaatgcaaaattaattttcatcagAGAATTGACTAATTCAAAGAATCCACAAGATACCAAAGTTTGTCCTGCAGGCTTGAAGAGGAATAAGGATAATACATCTAAAAATATTGCTTATACTATTGAGAGACCAACTACTTCAGTGGAGATATCATCTCTAGTGAATATTGACGATGATACACAACCTTCACATTCTGAGTCCCCTATTTCAAATGActatattaatattgaaaaaacaaaaacaagcaATAAAAGAAAGAGGAGAAGCGGTGAAAATAATGTTTTGGCTGAGTCATCTCCTGATTCTCCTGAGAGCAATGATGTAGTTCCTGAGGTAAAAGAAGTTCCCCATGATGATAAAGATGAAGGAATGAAACAAGACCATATTGAGGAAAATGCCAGTAAAATAGGACAATGTGATGAGAAAAATTGTGATGTAGAAAATCAAGATATCCAAACAGATGAGAtgatcaacaacagaaaaagaagaaagtGCGCACGAAAATCTAGTAAAGAGAATCATCCTTCATCAGATTCATCTCTGTTTTCTCCAGATAGTTCTTCTAGAAGTAGTATGAATTCACCTATGGATCACACTGTAGATTCTTCAAATAAACAAGTCTCACCAAAAGGAGTAAAGATTTTATTCAAAGATTCTGAAGATATAATCGAAAGTTCCCAAGGATCTCTCATTGAAAATACATCTATATCTATTGGAAACTTGTCTAGATCAAAAGTCAAGCAATCACCAAAAATACAAAGTAGTCCTgttaaatttgaggaaatcgATCATGTTAAACCAACTACAGACGAAAATCCTGCAACTGATCTTTTATCACAAATAGATAAAGTTGTAGAATCTCCAAATGCAAAGAATGAAAAATCCATATCCCAAGCGACTACCTTGACGTGTGAATCAACTTATGAAGTACAGCCATGTGTGATACAAGttgaaatacaaaataaacAAGAACTATCAGATTCAGAGAAACTCCTTAGCATTGCGGACACTGTGTCGATAGAATCGCTCTCCACAGTTGATGTAATgcaaaaagaaaataagaaagATTCTCATGTGGCAATTACCGGTTGTGAAAATATTGTTGaagaaaatgtagaaaaaacttTAAACAACGACATTAGTGATGGGGAAAGCCCTGTTTCAAATCAAatccaaattgaaatatttggaactccacaaaaaaaatgtgaaaatctcCCAGGTTCGCCTGTGAGTCAGGCTACCCCGACTTTTAAAAAAGAACTTCTCGACAATACTTTAGACATTTCCCCAATCGGTTCTCTACACGCGAATTCTGATGACCAAAAAGATATTCTAGAGGCCCTAGATGCTGCAATAGGAGAAAAAAGTACCTATAAAGATGCCGAGTTTGCTTCCTCAAATTGTAGATCTTCAGAAGATAACAAGATTACGAGTATGGTGTTATCATCAAATGAGCGTtccaataaattattgaatatggTGAATGTTGAATCACCTATAAGTTCTCACAAGAAAATTTCTAAGAGGAAACTTGCCAGTCCAGCTCTCAAGAAGACCCGTTATGAGAAACTATTCTCTTTTTATCAAGGTCAAGATATTGGCGAAACGGGAAACAGGGAAGATGGTTCATTGACTAGTACAGAAAAGCCAGAGGATATCCTTACTTTTTCGAGGGAAGTTCCGAGTCCCTTAGCTGTACCTTCAAGTagtattttgaagagaaaattgGCTGAAACAGATGAAAGTTACTTACCATCTCCTAAG AGAAAACGTGTGAACTTCAGCTACCCTTGCATCACATCCACCAAACTCTTCATCAGACACAAAGATGAACTAAACACTCATTTTAAACCTGTATTTGCTGCAAATCTTTTTGATGATGATCCTCAGCAAGAAAGTGAAGAGGAAGATCCCTTTGCAGAACCTGAGTCCTACGGACAAGTTGGTACCGAGGACAGTATGGAAATTGCAAATTCACTTTCACTTTGTAGTAATAAACCTATTGACCAAAGACTCATTAATTGTAGTG AAAACCTGGACTGTTTGTTGAAACGACTCACAAGCCCAATGTATTGTGATAAATTAAGAGAATTACTGAAGAATAAGAATATAGAAACTATAGGAGATTTGGCAAGTTTGAATGAAATAGAAATTAATAGATTACCATTCAAAGACCCCAAAGTGAAAACTGTAAAAAAagccttatattattattttaatattttatccAATGAGTTGAagaataaagaagaaaaaaatagtaatgtGGAGAATTCTTCAAATAGATTAGGAGAAGAAAAATACGAGACAATAGATGTAGGAAATGAAATCAATACAGAACCGGAAGAAATACAAACAGAAATCACACATGACAATACAACTCAGCCTGAAAACCTTAGTCACATGTTCAGGTTACTTATgacaaaattgaaggaaaag GGGTCTTCTCTTGAAGAATTtggtgaaatatttatagatctAGTCGATGAATCCGATGTGGTAAACTTACTGGAAAATGTTTACAACACTAATTTCAGAAAGTTCTTTGGGAAACCTCATTGGAGGTATTTAGTGGAAAATATAGTGAAAATGGGTGGTACTTCAGAATTATTTGATATAATATCTGATCTTGCTGAAAACAACAAAGTGTTTGCTGATCAACTGGAACATATTGTTCAAGTCAGGATAGATCAAGATCCTCTCAAAAATATCTTGAAGAAGAAGACTTTAGTTCAAGTGGGTGCTGCACTTAAAGATTGCATAGAGGAAGGAGAGTTTCCTAGAGAGAATATTTTGCAAACATGCCTCATGCCTTTAATTAAAAGTCCTAGTGATATTAagaattattttaatagtttgaCAATAGTACAAATACATGATTTATTTGTTGAGAGGGTTCAATCCTCCGATTTAACCTGCTTTTTTGATCTAATAAAGGAACATTATGGTAATTATACAGTAGCACAATGTGCAAATAAACAAGATGTGCTTAAGATATGTTCAAAGGAAGATCTAGCAGGTGCCCTTATTGCAAAAGAAAATGAAGTGGATGCAGTCAAACATTTGATATCCCATATACGAGATGAAAGAAAACTTCTAGAATTATATAACTACATAGGGAATCTATTACCATTCAAAAGTCGCATTGATTCTCACATTAACTTATTACAAAGTATTCCTTTTGATAAAATTTAA